One genomic region from Sparus aurata chromosome 15, fSpaAur1.1, whole genome shotgun sequence encodes:
- the cxcl12a gene encoding chemokine (C-X-C motif) ligand 12a (stromal cell-derived factor 1), which produces MDVKLLTLLAALTAVMYAPPSQAKPISLVERCYCRSTVNSLPRGYIRELRFIQTPNCPFQVVAKLKTNKEVCVNPEIRWLQQYLKNAINKMKKSKQSI; this is translated from the exons ATGGATGTGAAGCTGTTGACGCTCTTGGCTGCGCTCACCGCGGTGATGTACGCGCCTCCATCACAAG caAAGCCCATCAGCCTGGTGGAGAGATGCTACTGTCGCTCAACGGTCAACAGCCTCCCACGGGGCTACATCCGAGAGCTCAGGTTCATCCAGACGCCCAACTGCCCCTTCCAAGTTGT tgctAAGCTGAAGACGAACAAAGAGGTGTGTGTGAACCCAGAGATCCGGTGGCTGCAGcagtacctgaagaacgccatcAACAA GATGAAGAAATCCAAACAGAGCATCTAA